One genomic segment of Cellulophaga sp. HaHaR_3_176 includes these proteins:
- the ytxJ gene encoding bacillithiol system redox-active protein YtxJ → MGLFDGLFGNKDKGEKIEKKDLAWIPLTSLDQLEEIKEKSGAKTQIIFKHSTTCGISRMVINTLKSSYNLTEDQADLYYLDLLSNREVSNETGYKFQVLHQSPQLLVIKNGVAVAHASHGEINNIDLSSFI, encoded by the coding sequence ATGGGATTATTTGATGGTCTATTTGGAAATAAAGATAAGGGTGAAAAAATTGAAAAGAAAGATCTTGCATGGATACCATTAACGTCTTTAGATCAATTAGAGGAAATAAAGGAAAAATCTGGTGCTAAAACACAAATTATTTTTAAACATTCTACAACTTGCGGAATCAGTAGAATGGTTATTAATACCCTTAAAAGTTCGTATAACCTTACAGAAGATCAAGCAGATTTGTATTATTTAGATTTATTAAGTAATAGAGAAGTTTCTAACGAAACAGGCTACAAATTTCAAGTATTACACCAATCACCACAATTATTAGTGATAAAAAATGGGGTAGCGGTAGCACATGCATCTCATGGAGAGATTAATAATATTGATTTAAGTTCTTTTATTTAA
- the fahA gene encoding fumarylacetoacetase, whose translation MPLKTNNPNRKSWIEVSSNSDFPIQNIPFGVFLTRDDVITIGTRIGDHAIDLGALHQLGYFKDIPLTDDIFLQDTLNDFISDGKKTWRLVRNRISDIFEKDNSSLRDNEEHKKVVLFTMEEIEMQLPVQIGDYTDFYSSKEHATNVGTMFRDPDNALLPNWLHIPVGYHGRSSSIVPSGTPVRRPMGQTMPAGATEPVFGPSKLVDFELEMAFITTDANLLGEPIPVDEAEDYIFGMVLFNDWSARDIQKWEYVPLGPFLAKNFASSISPWIVTMDALQPFKVNSPEQNPEPLPYLQQTEKKTYDINLEVSITPENSTPTTVTKSNFKYMYWTMAQQLAHHTVNGCNVISGDMMGSGTISGPTPDSYGSMLELSWAGKNLINLNDGSTRKFIDDNDTVTITGYCEKDGFRIGFGEVSSKLLPVFQPKKK comes from the coding sequence ATGCCATTAAAAACAAATAACCCAAATAGAAAGTCTTGGATTGAAGTATCTTCAAATTCTGATTTTCCAATTCAAAATATTCCTTTTGGAGTTTTTTTAACGAGAGATGATGTTATTACTATTGGAACAAGAATTGGAGATCATGCTATTGATTTAGGTGCATTACACCAACTTGGATATTTTAAAGATATTCCTTTAACAGATGATATTTTTTTACAGGATACTTTGAACGATTTTATATCTGACGGAAAAAAAACATGGCGTTTAGTTCGTAATAGAATCTCTGATATTTTTGAAAAAGATAACTCATCTTTAAGAGATAATGAAGAACATAAAAAAGTAGTTCTTTTTACAATGGAAGAAATAGAAATGCAATTGCCAGTACAAATTGGTGATTACACTGATTTTTATTCTAGTAAAGAACATGCTACAAATGTGGGTACTATGTTTAGAGACCCTGATAATGCATTATTGCCTAATTGGCTTCATATACCTGTAGGTTATCACGGTAGAAGCTCATCTATAGTACCAAGCGGTACACCTGTTCGCAGACCGATGGGCCAAACAATGCCTGCTGGAGCAACAGAACCAGTTTTTGGACCTTCAAAATTAGTAGATTTTGAGTTAGAAATGGCTTTTATAACTACAGATGCTAACTTACTAGGAGAACCAATTCCTGTAGATGAAGCAGAAGATTATATATTCGGAATGGTACTTTTTAACGACTGGAGTGCTAGAGATATTCAAAAGTGGGAATATGTTCCGTTAGGTCCATTTTTAGCAAAAAACTTTGCTTCATCAATTTCTCCTTGGATTGTTACTATGGATGCTTTACAACCTTTTAAAGTAAATAGTCCAGAACAAAACCCTGAGCCATTACCATATTTACAACAGACAGAAAAGAAAACATATGATATTAATTTAGAAGTTTCAATTACTCCTGAAAACAGTACACCTACAACTGTTACCAAGTCTAATTTTAAATACATGTATTGGACTATGGCACAACAATTAGCACACCATACCGTAAATGGTTGTAATGTTATTAGTGGTGATATGATGGGTAGTGGAACTATTTCCGGACCAACACCAGACTCTTACGGATCAATGTTAGAATTAAGTTGGGCAGGAAAAAACTTGATTAATTTAAATGACGGAAGTACTCGTAAATTTATAGATGACAACGATACAGTAACTATTACTGGGTATTGTGAAAAAGATGGATTCAGAATTGGGTTTGGAGAAGTTTCAAGTAAATTACTTCCTGTATTTCAACCTAAAAAAAAGTGA
- the glyA gene encoding serine hydroxymethyltransferase, translating to MQRDNQIFELIAEEKQRQLNGIELIASENFVSEQVMEAAGSVLTNKYAEGYPGKRYYGGCEVVDEVEQIAIDRAKELFGAEYANVQPHSGSQANASVYHACLKVGDTILGFDLSHGGHLTHGSPVNFSGRLYNPVFYGVEKETGMLNYDKIQEIAEKEKPKMIVAGASAYSRDIDFKRFRAIADSVGALLLADISHPSGLIAKGILNDPIPHCHIVTTTTHKTLRGPRGGLILMGKDFENPFGIKLKDGSLRKMSALLNLAVFPGNQGGPLEHIIAAKAIAFGEALTDEYLTYILQVKKNADAMAKAFVKKGYEIISGGTDNHMMLIDLRNKNITGKDAENTLVKADITANKNMVPFDDKSPFVTSGVRFGTAAITTRGLKEAEMETIVELVDEALVNWENDDVLEAVKVKVNALMSGRELFYAC from the coding sequence ATGCAACGCGACAATCAAATTTTTGAATTAATTGCTGAAGAAAAACAGCGTCAACTTAACGGAATAGAACTTATTGCTTCTGAAAACTTTGTAAGTGAACAGGTAATGGAAGCAGCAGGATCTGTATTAACCAATAAATACGCAGAGGGCTACCCAGGAAAACGTTATTATGGTGGTTGTGAAGTTGTAGATGAAGTAGAACAAATAGCAATCGACAGAGCTAAAGAATTGTTTGGTGCTGAATACGCTAACGTACAGCCTCACTCAGGTTCGCAAGCAAATGCATCTGTTTACCATGCTTGTTTAAAAGTTGGTGATACAATTTTAGGTTTCGATTTATCTCACGGTGGGCATTTAACTCATGGCTCTCCTGTAAATTTTTCTGGTAGATTATACAATCCAGTATTTTACGGAGTAGAAAAAGAAACTGGAATGTTGAATTATGATAAAATTCAAGAAATTGCAGAAAAAGAAAAACCAAAGATGATTGTTGCTGGTGCTTCTGCATATTCTAGAGATATCGATTTTAAAAGATTTAGAGCAATTGCTGATAGTGTGGGTGCTTTATTATTGGCTGATATTTCTCATCCTTCTGGTTTAATTGCTAAAGGAATTTTAAATGATCCAATTCCTCACTGTCATATAGTAACAACGACAACACATAAAACTTTAAGAGGACCAAGAGGTGGTTTAATATTGATGGGTAAAGATTTTGAAAACCCATTCGGAATTAAATTAAAAGATGGTAGCCTACGTAAAATGTCTGCTCTATTAAATTTAGCTGTTTTTCCTGGAAACCAAGGTGGACCTTTAGAGCACATTATTGCTGCTAAAGCTATTGCTTTTGGTGAAGCATTAACAGATGAATATTTAACGTATATTTTACAAGTTAAAAAGAATGCTGATGCAATGGCAAAAGCTTTTGTGAAAAAAGGATATGAAATAATTTCTGGTGGTACTGATAACCATATGATGTTAATTGATCTTCGTAATAAAAACATTACAGGTAAAGATGCAGAGAATACTTTGGTGAAAGCTGATATTACTGCAAATAAAAACATGGTTCCTTTTGATGATAAATCTCCTTTTGTTACATCGGGTGTGCGTTTTGGTACTGCTGCAATAACAACAAGAGGTTTAAAAGAAGCTGAAATGGAAACTATAGTTGAATTAGTTGATGAAGCACTTGTTAATTGGGAAAATGATGATGTTTTAGAAGCTGTAAAAGTAAAAGTAAATGCATTAATGAGTGGTAGAGAATTGTTCTACGCTTGCTAA
- the leuB gene encoding 3-isopropylmalate dehydrogenase, which yields MKLNIALLAGDGIGPEVIDQAVKVSDAIAKKFGHDLSWTPALTGAAAIDDCGEPYPDSTHAICEAADAVLFGAIGHPRFDNDPSAKVRPEQGLLKMRQKLGLFANVRPTFTFPSLIDKSPLKRERIEGTDLIILRELTGGVYFGERGRKDNGNTAFDTMTYTRAEIQRLAKKGFEFALTRSKRLCCVDKANVLESSRLWRETVQAMEKDYPDVEVTYEFVDAVAMRLVQWPSSYDVIITENLFGDILTDEASVISGSMGLMPSASVGEKTRLYEPIHGSYPQAAGKDIANPLATVLSAAMMFEDFGLTDEAEAIRVVVNKSLAEGYVTEDLADGGTSYKTSEVGNWLAKNI from the coding sequence ATGAAATTAAATATTGCCCTTTTAGCAGGAGATGGAATTGGTCCTGAAGTTATAGACCAAGCAGTAAAAGTATCTGATGCGATAGCAAAAAAATTCGGTCATGATTTAAGCTGGACTCCAGCTTTAACAGGTGCTGCTGCAATTGATGATTGTGGAGAACCTTACCCAGATAGTACGCATGCAATTTGCGAAGCTGCTGATGCTGTTCTTTTTGGAGCTATTGGTCATCCTCGTTTTGATAATGATCCTTCTGCAAAAGTAAGACCTGAGCAAGGTTTATTAAAAATGCGTCAAAAATTAGGGTTATTTGCTAACGTGAGACCTACTTTTACTTTTCCTTCATTAATTGATAAATCTCCATTAAAAAGAGAGCGTATTGAAGGTACTGACTTAATCATTTTAAGAGAACTTACAGGTGGTGTTTATTTTGGTGAAAGAGGAAGAAAAGACAATGGAAATACTGCTTTTGATACGATGACGTATACAAGAGCTGAAATACAACGTTTAGCTAAAAAAGGTTTTGAATTTGCTTTAACTCGCTCTAAGAGATTATGTTGTGTTGATAAAGCTAATGTACTTGAATCTTCTAGGTTATGGAGAGAAACAGTACAAGCTATGGAAAAAGATTATCCAGATGTAGAGGTTACTTATGAGTTTGTTGATGCTGTTGCAATGCGTTTAGTACAATGGCCAAGCTCATACGATGTAATTATTACTGAAAATTTATTTGGTGATATATTAACTGACGAAGCTTCTGTAATTTCTGGTTCAATGGGTTTAATGCCTTCGGCATCTGTTGGTGAAAAAACTAGATTATACGAACCAATTCATGGTTCTTATCCACAAGCAGCTGGTAAAGATATTGCAAACCCATTGGCAACTGTATTATCTGCAGCAATGATGTTTGAAGATTTTGGTTTAACTGATGAAGCTGAGGCGATCAGAGTAGTTGTAAACAAATCTTTAGCTGAAGGTTATGTTACTGAAGATTTAGCTGATGGAGGAACTTCATATAAAACAAGTGAAGTTGGAAATTGGTTAGCTAAAAATATTTAA